One stretch of Bombina bombina isolate aBomBom1 chromosome 7, aBomBom1.pri, whole genome shotgun sequence DNA includes these proteins:
- the LOC128636710 gene encoding olfactory receptor 5V1-like yields the protein MVKCGQVGAWSAHMVKGGQVGTWSEFFLLTSMAYDRYVAICNALRYSLIMNRMVCILLATTCWIVGALNSLVINLMMSKLSFSKEQEVSHFFCDLQTVLKNSCSDTTIIKALVAMQGLFLGCCPFILILTSYMFIMLTILKIQTSVGRLKAFSSCSSHLMVVFLFYGTTLGLNMKPKSEDQQEIEKVLSMLYIAVVPVLNPLVYSLRNREVFRAMKTCFKHVLPF from the exons ATGGTGAAATGTGGTCAGGTTGGTGCATGGTCAGCGCACATGGTGAAAGGCGGTCAGGTTGGTACATGGTCAG AATTTTTCCTGCTGACTTCCATGGCATATGACCGCTATGTGGCCATTTGTAATGCTCTACGCTATTCTCTCATCATGAACAGGATGGTGTGCATCCTTCTCGCCACCACTTGCTGGATTGTTGGTGCTTTAAATTCATTGGTAATCAATCTAATGATGTCTAAATTATCATTTTCTAAAGAACAGGAAGTCAGTCATTTCTTTTGTGACCTTCAAACAGTGCTAAAGAACTCCTGTAGTGATACCACAATCATAAAGGCATTAGTAGCCATGCAGGGTTTATTCTTAGGTTGTTGTCCATTTATACTAATTTTGACTTCATATATGTTCATCATGCTTACCATCCTGAAGATTCAAACCTCAGTTGGAAGACTCAAGGCCTTCTCAAGCTGTTCCTCACATCTTATGGTGGTCTTTCTATTCTATGGGACCACTTTGGGATTGAACATGAAACCAAAGTCTGAGGatcaacaggaaatagaaaaagttCTCTCTATGTTGTATATTGCTGTGGTTCCAGTGTTAAACCCACTAGTTTATAGCTTGAGAAACAGAGAGGTTTTCAGAGCTATGAAAACTTGTTTTAAACACGTGCTTCCATTTTAG